In the Ferribacterium limneticum genome, GGGCGGTTTTGACTACAACCACGCCAGTGGCTTGTATGTCGGTGTTTGGGGTTCCAATGTTTCTTGGGTTCAGGTTGGCGGCTACAAGGAAAACAGCAGTTTGGAAGCTGACTTCTACGGTGGCTTCAAGGGCGGTTTTGCTGGCGATTTCAGCTACGACCTCGGCGTGATCAAGTACTACTACCCGGGTACCTCCAAGGGCGGTGTGACGCCGGACACGATGGAAGCTTATGCCGCAATCGGCTGGAAGTTCATCACCCTTAAGTACAGCCATACGATTTCCCAGTACATGGTTGGCTGGTCTGGTCCCAATGGTGAAAACACCCGTGGTTCTAACTATATCGATCTGTCGGCAAACTACGACTTGGGCAATGGCTGGGGCGTTCAAGCCCACGTCGGTCACCAGAAGATCAAGAACTTCAGCGACGCCTCCTACACCGACTGGAAGCTGGGTGTGACGAAGGATGTTGGCTTTGGCGTGGTTGGTCTGGCTTACACCGATACCAATGCCAACACCTGTGGCGATGCCGTGCCTGCTTACTGCTGGAATGCAAACAGTCCTAAGAACGTTGCCAAGGGTACCGCACTGGTTTCCTTCACCAAGACTTTCTAAACAAACCTAAAACTTCCCCCGCCAGTGCACCGGCCGGCGCCAGCGGGGGAAAACAGATTTCAACCTAATTGGGGAACTACTGATCATGAAATTCGTTACCGCCATCATCAAGCCGTTCAAGCTTGACGAAGTGCGTGAGGCGCTGTCCGCCATTGGCGTGCAAGGCATCACGGTCACTGAAGTGAAGGGTTTCGGCCGGCAGAAAGGGCATACCGAGTTGTATCGCGGCGCCGAATATGTCGTCGATTTCCTGCCCAAGGTGAAGATCGAAGCGGCCGTCAAGGACGAGCAGCTCGATCAGGTCATCGAAGCCATCGAAAAGTCGGCATCCACCGGCAAGATCGGCGACGGCAAGATCTTCGTTTTCGACGTCGAGCAAGTCATTCGTATCCGGACCGGTGAAACCGGTACCGATGCCCTCTAAGGAGCGACCCATGAAACGCTTATTCGCATTGCTGGCCTTGGTCGGTGCCGTAGGTTTCGGCGCTCCGGCCTGGGCTGAAGAAA is a window encoding:
- the glnK gene encoding P-II family nitrogen regulator; its protein translation is MKFVTAIIKPFKLDEVREALSAIGVQGITVTEVKGFGRQKGHTELYRGAEYVVDFLPKVKIEAAVKDEQLDQVIEAIEKSASTGKIGDGKIFVFDVEQVIRIRTGETGTDAL
- a CDS encoding TorF family putative porin, whose protein sequence is MKKSLIALALVGAFATPVIAEEAAAPAPALTGNIGVVSDYIFRGISQTQGHPALQGGFDYNHASGLYVGVWGSNVSWVQVGGYKENSSLEADFYGGFKGGFAGDFSYDLGVIKYYYPGTSKGGVTPDTMEAYAAIGWKFITLKYSHTISQYMVGWSGPNGENTRGSNYIDLSANYDLGNGWGVQAHVGHQKIKNFSDASYTDWKLGVTKDVGFGVVGLAYTDTNANTCGDAVPAYCWNANSPKNVAKGTALVSFTKTF